The sequence below is a genomic window from Anaerocolumna chitinilytica.
TCAAAATCTGAAGTGACGGTCTTAATACATTAGCGGTTGCATTGATAGCACCTGCTACCATTCCATCAGCATCACCGGCTTTAACCATTGTTACACCAAAGGTTAGAAAATCCTTCGTAAGTGCATCTTTTGCAGCTTCCGGTGTCATACCTTTACTTTTTCTAAGTTCAACCAAAAGGTCAACATAGCCGCTAAGCTTTTCCGTAGTAAAAGGATCAACGATAGTAGCCCCGGATATATTAAGGCCCTGTGCGCCTGCTTCAATATCTTCTTTTTTACCTACAAGAATGATATTAGCAATCCCTTCCTCCAATATTTTGGCAGCAGCCTCCAGTGTTCTTCTGTCACTTGTCTCCGGCAGAACAATGGTTTTTTTATTCTGTTTTGCCCTTTCCTTAATAGTGTCAATGAATCCCATTACAAAAATCTCCTTTCGTAATACAAACAATGTACTTTGCATACTCAGCCCAATATGTATACACCTGCCAGGTATATTAATCCATGGGAAATGAGCGATAATATCTCAGCATACATTATAGACTAAAACTTTTTTCGTTACAAGTAACAAATTCCATCATTTTTATTATTTATTTTAATGTACTTTTGTACTATTTATGGTATGTCTTTCATTTTTCCCACTTTTAACCGGTATTATAACAGGAAAAAATAATGATTAAAGCTAGGCATATAGTAACACAGTACGAAAAGTCTGGCAAGGAGGGATATTGCTGTTTTTCTACAAAAAAATACTGTTAGGCTATATGGCCTAACAGTATTTTTGCTGCTAAAAAATTGTAGGAGTGAATTTTGTAGCAAATTAAAATTTTCTTAAGTTTTTCACTGACTCCGGAAGTTTAGCCTGATAGCCAACAAACACACATGCAGAATTAGCTGATTTCTTGGCATTATCCAAAGCTATCTTCGAAACTGCGTTTAGTAGTCTTTTTTCAAGCTGACTTTTCACAAAAACCTCCTTATAAAATTGTCTGTGATAACTATTTCAATCGTTATTATATAGGATAATGAATTTTTTATCAATATGCCATGTCTATTCTACATT
It includes:
- a CDS encoding cyclic lactone autoinducer peptide, which codes for MKSQLEKRLLNAVSKIALDNAKKSANSACVFVGYQAKLPESVKNLRKF